Below is a window of Defluviimonas sp. SAOS-178_SWC DNA.
ATCGCGCTCGCCGCGCTCATGGCCGCGCTTGCGATCGCCTTCGCTAGGGCAGATGGCGAGGACAAGCGGCGTGCGGCCTATGCCACGCTCTCGACCCTGTCGCTGATCGCGCTTGCGCTGTTCCTGATCACCACGAAGGGCGCGCTGACGGTGGCGCTGTCGGCGCTGGTGGTCGTGGCGGCGGCGCTCGACCGGAGGTTCCGGTTGCCCGAGATGGGCTGGTTCATCCAGGCGGGCGTCATCGCGCTTTCGTGGCGGCTGGTCGTCGATCCGGGCCTCATCTGGGCTGTCGACCGCGCGGCTTTGTGGGAGGCGGTCGCCTCCTATGGCGGCGCGGCGGCGGCGATGGCGGCGGGGCTTTGGCTCCTCGGCGGTCTCGACCGGCGCGCGGCTAGGGTCTTCCTCGAAAGCGCGTTCGCGGCTTATGCGGCGCTCTTCGCCAACGTCTTGATCAGCCGCTGGCTGACGAAGGACACGGAGGGAGACTGGATCGTCGCCCACTGGGCGCTGACGCTGAACGCGCTGCCCTGGCTGATCCTGATGCTCACGCAGCTTTACCGGCTGCAACTCGGCGGCGCGATGCGCTGGCTGCGCTGGGGCATTGCCGCCGTGGCGGCCGTTGTCGGGTTCGGAGGGATCGCGCTGGCGGTCGGGCCGGCGAACCCGCTTTTCGGGCTGATGTACGGCGACGAGGCGCTGGTCTGGGGGCCGCCGGTCCTTGACACGCTTCTGGTCGCCTACGCCTTGCCGGCGCTCCTGCTTCTGGCGGGGGCCGCGCGGCTTGGGCACCTGAACCGCTGGCTCCGGCGCGGTCTGATGGCCATCGGCGTGGCGCTCATGGCGCTTTACGCGGGGCTGGAGATCCGGCGGCTCTGGCGGGGCGATGACCTTTCGGTGCCCGGCGTGACCCAGCCCGAGCTTTACAGCTACACGCTCGCCCTGATGGCGGTCGGCGCCGCGCTCCTCTACCAGGCGATTGCGCGGCGGTCGCGGCCCCTGCGGCGAGCGGCGATGGCGGTCATCGCCTTGACCATCGCCAAGGTCTTCCTGATCGACATCTCCGGTTTGACCGGGCTCACGCGGGTCTTTTCCTTCCTCGCCCTCGGCCTCTCGCTCGCCGGGCTCGCCTGGCTCAACCGCTGGGCGGCGGACCGGCAGACGACGCCCGGGCCGAACCCCTAGCGCAGTTTCGGCACGCCGCCGGGGAGCGTCGCCGTCTCGACCAGCCCGTAGCGCAGGCCGCGCCCGATACGGTGGGCGAGGGCCGACCACGCCGCCGCCGTTTCGGGCGCGAGGGTGCGCCTCAGCACCGAATCGAAAAGCCCCAGCCAGATGTCGAACATCCCCGGCCGGACATTTCCGGCGGCCTGGTGCACCGCCATCGGATTGCCGTCGTAGCTCCGCTCGTAAAGGATCGCATTGCGCCAGAACCGCGCGATCTTTTCCTCGTGCGCGGGCCAGTCGGTGACATGCGCGGCGAAGACCGGGCCGAGGCCGGGATGGCTGCGGATCGCGGCATAGAACTCCGCGACGACGCGGTCGATCTCTTCCGGTGTCACGGCAAAGCGCGGGGGCAGGGCGGTCATGGTCTCTCCTTCGGCGCGCCGATCCTTGACCGCCACCGCAGCAAGGGGCAAGGGCACGCGATGTCGCGGCCACTTTACCATCCGCCGGCCCGTCCTTA
It encodes the following:
- a CDS encoding group III truncated hemoglobin, which codes for MTALPPRFAVTPEEIDRVVAEFYAAIRSHPGLGPVFAAHVTDWPAHEEKIARFWRNAILYERSYDGNPMAVHQAAGNVRPGMFDIWLGLFDSVLRRTLAPETAAAWSALAHRIGRGLRYGLVETATLPGGVPKLR